The Amphiura filiformis chromosome 6, Afil_fr2py, whole genome shotgun sequence genome segment cagttgatatcttaacttgaaatgggtaacaaaaattagttgatttgcaagcttttaaaatttttataaaatcttgacttcaaagagccgattttccgttaactttttgaagcctcgaaacaaactgttcagcaagcttgggcaaatataaataagagagctcatccaatctatttatcaaaatgtagcaaagtagatcctcaagtcacttgtttttaaatcatggagatatatatcaccgtttgaaaatgggacccaatacaaactttccgttaacaattgaagcctccgaaacaaatgaagcctccgaaacaacagtaagcttaattatcctctatgcatatctaaattgatatgttccatattgatatctgcattgtaattgttgcatgatatgtgcagaatgtcataaatttaaaaaaaaattgatattatggttaatgcttgaaaaatatactgatatccaagaaagcccgtttctgaggcttcacatgcaaataacaccatacttaacaaatgggtgaaaaaattaccatgttataaatctacaatatctgccgcatagaatcattgattcaatacacacaagaaaataacagcttagatgatcccaacagtgttgttttcaaaaaaaacacttctgcaatgtttaaccattgttaacatgaagcctccgaaacaaaaaaaatgacttgctgtgataatttaatttttgtcacaactgaaattcagtacttagaagcaaagcatgaaaattggtaattgtgatattttttacctattttttcatgtcaacttctagtagttagccaaatattttacttttatgatcacctgtgttgttaactgaagcctccgaaacacaaatcgcttgaattgccaattctaaaaaataactccaatttctgtgaaacttggctgggaggttcctttcatcaagtagtatttgtacatgaagttagacatttaaattgttttaggaacccaattaaaactttaaaaatatgtttaaggttgggaaatttccattgcaaatgacccttgatgttaaaaaatttcaaaattgcaattacaaacatagcaaaacatggtataaaatttaacttatatctgttatTTACTAATTCGGTACCCTCAaacgtaaataaaatattttctataccGCCCTCCCCCCGTATTTGCCCCTCCCCTTTTAACTAAAAGgaacataaaaaatattaagaATAAGGGAACACCGTTCTTCCAGGAGACAATGGACAGTGCAAGAACCTATCGTGAAAATTTGTGTTAAGTAAGTTAAGTAACCTACACCTTTTGAACACACCAACACGATACTACCCGACCACGACACGACacgattagcatgattagtatcaCAACTAGACAGGCAAGGCCTATATCATACTTACTATAATAGATCACCTCCAATCACGACAACTCGAACACAACTTACTTATTATGGCTCGTAGTCCTGCTGTTACTTTTTCTTTCTAGCCAGAATAATCCGAATCTGCAATTGACTTCCAACAAGCTAAATTTGGGCTGAAACCCaccttttaacaatttttaacaaaaaattaaatcTATCCGTGATATGCACTGGTCTCTAGGAAAACAGTCAATGACTGGCCAACGCCCTAAGCGCCTACCTTCGTATAACCCGCCTAACTCTTACGTAACATTCACCAATGTTATGCAAATAGGGTTCCTGGCTCATAACAgaaaattcatttatttactaattcggtACCCTCAAgcgtaaataaaatattttctataccGCCCTCCCAGTTTGCCCCTCCTTTTAACTAAAAGGAACATAAAAATATTAAGAATAGGGAACACCGTTCTTCCAGGAGACAATGGACATCTCCATGTTCCCTAATCTCAAGGTATAAAGAGCGGGCAAAAGCTGGATCAAGGAATAATCGCAATGCAATGGTTATGCTTAATCTCATGTATGTTATTATTTAGGCAATTACCTTACTTATAAATTACTACTACATTAACAACCTTTTCTATAAATATACCTCAATTGCAATAATCTTCATTCTGACTACTTTAGAAAGTCCTCACTTGACTGCTAATTAATATCTATAACTGCATGCCTTTGACTTCAAGTTTCATGTCCAAGTGGCAATAACTTCTATAACTTACTCAGATGCCTAAACTCATTGAAACTGCCAATTGGTTCTGTAATGATTCAGTCACGTAACCGTCTTTAGCGCTCTCAGACCGCCACCTACCATGCTTTTTAAAAAGACGGTCCGGTATTCCTATATTGGCTGCTGCTGTAGCCCCTCCAGCTCTTAAACTGTGTAGTCCAAATCTTTTGGAGTCTACTCCAATACCTACCAGAGCTTCTTTAAGCAAATCTCTACATCTAGAATATGACATTTTACCTGCCCTCAGGAAATACTTTCCAGATGATTTCATAAACACAAGAGGTCTGAAGAGATACTGATCAGACCCATCTAGCTGAATACCAGCTAATGTGATGTACCTATAGAACATACTAACCGGGCACGTTATTTTACCTTTAGCCGCTATTATAAGCCACACTCCATTCTTAAATTGATCAGTTTTACTTTTCACTATAAACAACCTCATATCACGAACCAAGTACTGAATGTCACAAACTCTCAACTCTGCAAGCTCAGAGTGTCTAAGGAAACCTGCGTAAGATATTAGCAGCATGGCACATAGCCTGCATCCCGCCAGACTATCTGGCGAACAATTCTTCCCTACTATAGCATGTAGCATTTCTGGAGTTATGGGTTCCTTTTTTTTTGGGAACTGGTTTCTGACTTAGCCTTTTTAAGCCGTTTAACAATAAATGCAAGATTTTATATTCACACGGGTTATTTTAAACTAAAAGTGAACAGTCATGATACCATTTAATCGCGTAAAACGCACTTTCTATTCTTGAATAAGGGGCCTCTTCATTGTACAATTTAATCAAATAGCTCGCTATATCGTCTTTAATCGCGGGAAGATACGAAATATTTCGAGACAGACTCCATGCCTTCCAGTTCTCGAATGCTCGGCTATACTTGGCAACCGTGTTTGGCGCTCTAGAAGCCAATAACGCCTTTTCCAGATTCAAGTCTCCAGTCACCCCATCtctgaaacaaattaaaaaagcGTCTATCAGCGAGCGTTAAGCTTTTGTTGAACTCTTCAACTTGGACTTGACTATTCTGTACTCGGCAGTAAGAAAAAGACTCCCAGTGGATCAAACTCGTTATATTGTATCGTGTGCCCAGTGGCTTTCCGTGTTTATATACAATCAcattccttctataatctgtgataCAATTAACACCGCATCTCCCAGTGGAGATTAATAAACATCTCTTGCCCAGTGGCTTTGTTGCTATTCAGAGCAAACACATCTTTCTCCACGCCTTAAAATGTAGACGCTTTCAAAACATTCATCACCGTTTTGGTGCCGTTACATTATAAGGGAATATGGATCATGTTTATAATATGATTTGTTGTAATTAACACAAGGCTCCGTTTAACCTTAAACACAACACGGCGCTAGTCATTTTTGGGGATCCGAACAGAGAATTAGGATTCTTTCCTTGCACGAAAGTATGCTTCGGATCATTGAACCTTAGTTCATTCACTATGGCTTTCTTGTATTTGCTATGTGGTGAAAAGAGAATAGGCCAAAATGCAGCGAAGTCCAGCAAGGTACTACTAAAGTTGCAGAAGCCTTGCATGCCACTAAGTGTTTAACTGCCTTGCTCACCAAAGTTATTGGTGGAACCAACCAATTCTGGGCTCCAGCCCAATCACATGTAAAGGCGTCAACGTGAGCTGTTTTGGGCGACCAGTACTTTGAATTAAATGTTCTCAGTTTTGTGTTGAATTCATCAGCAAACCGGTCTACAGAATGTGGTCCCCACATTTTATCAATCATGTCAAAAATTCTGGACTCACACCCCAATCGTCAAAATCTATTCTCCTGCTCAGCTCATCAGCTTCAGAATTTTCAGACCTGGGAACCCAAtttatttctatttcaatgcCTTTGTTCTTACACAAATTGTAAATGCTCAAAGAAATTTCCTGTAATTCTGGCTTCATGCTACCTTTAGTGACTATGGAGACCACGCCTTGATTATCGGTAGACAATGATATCTTCTTTCCTTGTAATTGGGGTGTAAAGGCTTGCAAAGCTAAAAATACACCTTTAAGTTCTCTCCAGGTGGAACTCTTTTTGCTTTCAATTATGTTCCAATTCTGAAAAACTTTAATCCCCCACACTCTGCCGACCAGGCCCCGCAACCCGAATCACTAGCATCTGAATATACTAAGCATACTGGACAAGAATATTCAAAGAGAAGTCTCTTATTCAACTCTACTACATGTTCTCTCCAAAAAAATAGTTCTTCTATCACACTACTGTCACTGGACAGCTTATAAACTTTATCCCAGTGAACTCTCCTCTCTACTTCCATGTATAAATACTTTGACTTCAATTGAGCGATGTATCCCACTACTGGGTATAATGACATAACCTTGCCTGCAAAGGAGGCTAGCTTTCTAGCGAAACATATGGCAAatccttttgaattctttcaaaaaTGCAATGATATCGTTAACCCTTCTTTCTGTAACGCTAATCGCCCTATTGTTGAGTCCCATGTTAACCCTAACCAATCTAACCGTTTAGTTGGATTCCAAACTGACTTGTCTACATTAGGCACTAAACCGGCTGAGAGCAAATCTGCTTTTACTTGTTTTGCAATCACTTCACACTGGTCAAAGGACCCGCTCGCTCCCCCATCCATCATCTAAATACAGTACTATGAAGATCCCCTGTCTTCTCCAATATCTTACCAAAGGTCTTAAAGTTTTAGTGAAGATGAAAGGTGCCAAAAGCTAAGACCTTAAATGAGTAATATTTGATTGTGCCACTGAACTCCCATGCGAAACACAGGTACTGGGTGTGATCTGGGAATATCTCCAAATGATGATAACCCGACTTGAGATCAAATGAGAACATAAAATCGTCTTTGTTAAAAATTCTAAGGCACATTTCCAGTCTTCAACTTGATCTTCTCTcccaaacaaaataattaatatatctgAGATCTAAAATTAATCTTAATTtccctgaactttgttcagaaaCTGAAAGTGGATTAATTATCTTCGGTATTTCATCACATTCAACTACCAATTGTTTGTCTAAAAGTTCTTGAATTGCCTGTGATCACGAATTCTCGATGTTTAATAGCAGATTTGTTATTGTTAAATTTGGCGGGTCCAGGCGAAGATAGCAACGGGATCTTGTATCCGTTAGAAATTAAGTCAATAATGTCAGGTTCCGCTCCAATGAACCGCCAAAAAGGCAATGATGCTCTAAGCCTACCTTTAACGTAAGGCTCCTCGCGTCCTAATTcgtattcaaaataattattgaaatagaAGTCAATATCATCGCACCCAGAATGTAGAGTGTTAACGGCCTTGACCACTCCTGTCGAACTTGTACCCGTAAACCATAATctgtgcaaaattatgaaacgtttttcaaaaaaattcctATTAGTTTTTGAAGCTACGTATGTGCGTTCATCATGACATTTCATACTCACCTACCAAATATTTGTAGGCTTGTGATCAACTTTATAACTTCAACTATAACCCCATGTAGGGTCTGTTATTATATTTTTACCAAGTATCAAAGCTTTGTTGAAATCCCGATCTGTTAGCTCTCTAACCGTACATTTTCTATATCTTTTCCTGACTCATActacttaaataaataaatctatatttGTATTACCTTCATTGTGAATACCATCTGGCTCCCTCCTTGGGCATATTTGAGGTAGATGCTGCCCCATAACATCTGCTTGCAGGCTGGGAAGGTGCAGCTCGCTGGCCGCCCCAATGTCCCCTCACACCACAGGCAAAACATCTGTCGCCTCctttctgggaattcccaaattgATATTGACCGTATCCATACTTTTGGCGACGAAAATTCGCGCCACTAGGATTACCATACGCCTGACCATACTGCATTTTGCGCTGATACGGCTTTTGTTGACGAGGCGCCGCTCGCGCTCTCTTCTTTCTACTGGCCTTTGCCTGCGCTGATCTGATACGGCGGTCATCATCAGAATCCTCTGCTAGGTCGTCTGACAGATATTCATCAACGACGGCCCACCCCCCGTCTGATTTATCAGCTAGTCTTATCAGTTTATTTCTCTTAGAAAGTTTCTCTGCAGATTCTTTCAAAAGGGCAGAACTTGATTGATGTTGCCCTCTTCAATACGGGAAATGGAGGCTTCAACATTCGATAAAATCTCGTGATTGAATTGGAACTGAGTTTTGTTACCTCTGTGGTTGAAATTTAGCTTGGATTGTAACTTTAATTCTTCAACCTCTTTAGATGCTGATTTTAGGGAATAATGGCGTTATCAATGTAGGAAGTCACACCGAAATCGCCTGATTCACTATCTGAGAAATCACCTGGCGGACACTGGCGCTGGTTGCGCCGGAGGAGCCGCAGGTGGCTGCGCTAGATTCTCTTGAGCTTGATGTTGAGGAGCTTGAGCTTGATTCACTGCGTCTGACTGTGCCCCGATTTGAGGGACACCAATATTATTAGCTAATATCTGTGCAGCGCGACCTGGTTAGGAGCGGGTTCCTGACGAACAATTACAAATTGTCCTTCTTGCGACATGTTATTAAGTTTATgtcaataaaacaaaattagtACTCACGATAGTACCCGGCTTATGTCTATCGTACACCTTCCAAAGGACAACAAATTAATTCCAGCGAAACTCCTATTCACAACTCCACAACTCCAAACTCAAATTTTGCAACGTAAATCTATCCGTGTACAGTCAATCTATCCGTGATATGCACTGGTCTCTAGGAAAACAGTCAATGACTGGCCAACGCCCTAGCGCCTACCTTCGTATAACCCGCCTAACTCTTACGTAACATTCACCAATGTTATGCAAATAGGGTTCCTGGCTCATAACAGAAAATTCatttgacttactttggaatgggatttcatatgtattccagctttcatgtcataattttctgagcttatgtaaaatacattttttcttagattttaaccaaaatgttatggaaatgtcaaattttttatcagaaatcaaaaggtttaagccttgaaacactattttactggaatttaagttgcttctatgcatgattacagtaaacagaaacatatttaagtggtttgaaattttgaccctaaaaatcaaaagttacaccctttactgtgaaaatgaccatataggtgCAGATTTTGCTGCGCGGTTTCTGACAAGGTTTACAACTACCAGTCATCATTGTGAACTTTGGCCTTGACAAGAATTTTTCTCAGGTTAGGTGGTTTCTTGTTAGAAATGGGGGAACCTCAGGAAGGGCTTTGTGTAAGCGAGGTTTGGTTTAAAGAGGATGATTTGAAAGATGTCACCACTGTTTAGTTTGACCGCTGTGTAAGACTAGGATAGCTTGGACATGGTTAAGGGAATCTTTCAGCAAAATATTATACCTCAGCCATTTTTTAAAAAGGCCCTGCAAAGCCTGTCATGCAGGAATTTGTTTGCATGCAAAAAGTGGACTTCACACCCCACATTAATTTTTTGAACAGTTTAACATAATTAAGTGGCCCCTTTGTTAATTTTTTGGCCTATCTGCGATGTATACACATGTACTTACACCCAAATGGAATCAGCAAAATTTGATGTTTGTAAGGCCAACTGCAATTTTCGATGTGTCATGACTCCCAAAACAGGGACTTTTTGTGGGGGTGGGGTGCACCCCACATGTACGGACCTGCATTAAAACTTATAATTATAAAAAGTTTTATATCATTTCTCCAACTCTTCTATTTTTCTAATGCTTTAGGAATTAGGCACCTTATAGATCCTATCCATTAGTAAGGTACTATTTTCCTTATTTCACCTTGAGTTTGGGAGTGATGCCATATCAGCACTTTTACTTGTTTACACTGCCATCATGGCTACCAACATTGCACTGCCGGATTTTGGATGAAACAAAGTGCAAGATTATCAAATGTTAATGAAATTAACATAGAGGCATATACCAGTTGTTTAAAttccattttcaaaaacaaacttttaatGATAAGGCATTTCCAATAAATAGCATGATAGATAGAAAACTAACTTTTGTATGTTACATGTTGTATGTTCATTAATATTGACAGGTTATCTAAGCTAAATAGCAGTAAGTATGGCATATAAAATCACTATTCTACATCCGACATTGATGAATGAAGTGTCATTTTGAAGTATAAAGCAGGTTTGACACTTGATTTAGAAATCTATTTTGTATGTGCCCACTGCCCATTTCAATGTGATAGGTCACAATTTTTATAATGTCAATATAGAAAATTGTATGCCCTCTACAACAATGTAAGCAGATTGTACATCTTTTTTCAAATGACAATTGGGTctgatttttttaataaactggGGGTGTCTATCATGTACAATTCTGTTAATAATTACATGATCtactgtcccagcaaacacaaaatgttttgcagagaacatttaaatgttgggttatataaagggtataaaaacgttttaaccagATTCAAgaagacatttttgaaaacttgatgcaaaacaagCAGAATGTtactttaagtgttgacaaaatatttttgtaaaatattatgtttgaaaaaatgtttaattacccaatgtttttaaaatgttttgaagaaacACTTTAAccacatgtttgtgtttgctggggtgtatTGTTACTCATTTCTTATTTTCCTGTAAAGCGACGGAAAAACCCTGTTATACGGGTGGGTGGGTCGGTCAGtcattgttttttgggtttttttctggaggctaaaattgctctttaaatttccccaaaataaaaaaattaatcaattttggtctaataaacagctgattttaaatgattttagcagaatttaaaaataaatctccAAAATGCAAATTCTGCATCGGCCATGCACGTAAAACAGGGTGTTTTTTACATCACCTAAGCagaaagttgaaatccatacaccccctatggaagacatgaccatagtCTCCCACATAAGGAGTGTGATTTTGAGAGATTTAAGGTAACAtctttcagggggggggggtatggatttcaactggaatagctcaatacatgatatttcTTGAGATTAATTCAAGGTGTATTTTATCATGATAATAAGTTTATAATGATGTTTTTACTTATATTGTTGTTTCTAATACTTTGTAATAAG includes the following:
- the LOC140154182 gene encoding integrase/recombinase xerD homolog yields the protein MLHAIVGKNCSPDSLAGCRLCAMLLISYAGFLRHSELAELRVCDIQYLVRDMRLFIVKSKTDQFKNGVWLIIAAKGKITCPVSMFYRYITLAGIQLDGSDQYLFRPLVFMKSSGKYFLRAGKMSYSRCRDLLKEALVGIGVDSKRFGLHSLRAGGATAAANIGIPDRLFKKHGRWRSESAKDGYVTESLQNQLAVSMSLGI